A window from Triticum aestivum cultivar Chinese Spring chromosome 6D, IWGSC CS RefSeq v2.1, whole genome shotgun sequence encodes these proteins:
- the LOC123140754 gene encoding mitochondrial metalloendopeptidase OMA1-like, with product MNCMRNSCCGFCRLQSLRRYPNLSPLRPPCCTAADSPWVAIPAAVLLFLVTCDREKVPCTDLVHWVSSPLLRSLIGDTIFETIKEKRGHAFLGPSDLNTVRVRLIASAIFRAAHDLFPRDGDRDDKKAKTMALHDLKWEVIIFNNEKAKAYSLPNGKIVVYTGLLNCLNTDAEIAALIAHEAGHVVAKHNTEFSRMIPFHDKLASQRNEMEADLIGLKLLAAAGFDTDEAHGVYEKSREIRRGSWSRFHPWCKKE from the exons atGAACTGCATGAGGAACTCGTGCTGCGGCTTCTGTCGGCTTCAGAGCCTCCGCCGTTACCCCAACCTCTCGCCACTACGGCCGCCCTGTTGCACCGCCGCCGACTCTCCATGGGTCGCCATCCCCGCGGCCGTTCTGCTCTTTCTCGTCACCTGCGACCGCGAGAAGGTACCGTGCACCGACCTTGTCCACTGGGTCTCCTCGCCGCTCTTGCGCTCCTTGATCGGGGACACCATCTTCGAGACGATCAAGGAGAAACGCGGGCACGCCTTCCTTGGCCCGTCTGACCTCAACACCGTCCGTGTCCGGCTCATCGCCTCTGCTATCTTCCGTGCAGCCCACGACCTCTTCCCCCGCGATGGTGACCGCGACGATAAGAAGGCGAAAACGATGGCGCTCCATGACCTCAAGTGGGAGGTGATCATTTTCAATAATGAAAAGGCTAAGGCGTACAGCTTGCCCAATGGTAAGATTGTAGTCTACACTGGATTGCTCAACTGCCTAAACACCGACGCTGAAATTGCCGCCCTTATTGCACACGAG GCCGGACACGTTGTTGCAAAACATAACACGGAGTTCTCAAGGATGATTCCCTTCCATGACAAACTGGCCTCCCAAAG GAATGAGATGGAGGCGGATCTCATCGGACTGAAGCTACTGGCAGCCGCTGGTTTTGATACAGACGAAGCCCATGGGGTCTATGAGAAGTCCAGGGAGATCCGAAGAGGCAGCTGGTCTCGGTTTCACCCTTGGTGTAAGAAAGAATAA